CGCGACGTCCGGATCCTTGTCTGTCTGGTATTGAATTTCTTTGACGCTAATGATGACGACGTGCGGGTCGCACACGACGAGGATGTCGCAGAGCTCTTTGCTGGCATTCTTCCCTTGCGGATTGTTGTCACACCAGAGGGAGAGGAATGATCGCTTGCAGACAGCCAGCACGAATGCTTCGGTCCTGTTGACGGGTGGTTGGTTCACGCAACATCCTCCAAGAGCCGCGGAATTCGCGTAATGGCTGTCTGTGTAAAGGACGGCTTTGGCGACGTTCGGGTTCGGTTATTTTACCCCTGCCAGCTGCTTGTGGGTAACATGGCGGCCGTGATTCGGGAAGACGCCGGCGGAAGGGCGGTCCGTCTTAGAACGAAGCCGAGAGAGCGACTGCACACATGGGAGAGTGGGCGGTGCGAAAGCCGGGCTGGCCGAAGGACCAGATCCTTCGGATCGGGTCCGCGCCTGGAGTGCAATAGGCTTGGTGGATTGCGTTAGACTGAGAGCTGACCTTCCGCGTTGTCAACTAAGAAATCAAAGCTGTGAAAACGGATATTAAGGTCATCTGACATCTGGCGGCGGATCTCTTTTGTCGAATCGTCGTTGAAACTACGTCTGCCCATTAAGACCAGCCCTTCGATGCGAGCAGTGATATCTGTGAGGCCTAATCCGTTCTCGGCGACGGAACGTGCGGCGTAATTCTGGTTTTTGACCAACCATGCCCTCCAGTCCTGAATCTGCTTAATCGCGTGCGTCAGATTCGCAGAAGGATTACCTGCCTTCGTGAACATCCGAGACTTCGGGCTCTCCAATTCGACCGCTTGCCATCGGAATCCATCCGAATTCCTGTCCCCAATCACGAAATCTGTGATGAATTCCGAGCCGAATTTCTTCTTCGGAATGACCCAGCGACCGTGTCCACCGCCTAAATGCCGAATCAACAGATTTGCGTTAACGGTCAAAAATTGTTGCAAATCTTCCTCCCTGCTTGCAGTAGCGAGACAGCGTTTCAGTGCATTCACATCCTTCTTCCTCACACCCATCCACCAGACGAAGTATTCGCGCAGCGGCATCCTGGCGAGAATGGCTTCGCGTTTTGTGGGACTGATAGATTTGAAATCCATATAAGCGACTCATGTTTCGAGCGTAGTTATACGATTCCTGGACCTGGTGTGGCTGCGATAAGGAAAATCTGACCACCAAGTTTGATGATGCCAGGGTTCGTCGGGTGGACAACGGCTATGGTCGCCACTTCCCAATCGAATGCAGTGTTATTCGTTTTCAGTTTCATCTTGCGAACCTCCCGCAAACCAAAAACCAGTAGCCCTGCCGCTTCGATGCCTTTGATTTCATCGGTTAGCATAAATCTTGCTTTCACATGCTGCCCGCTATCCATTTCCGACCAGGTTTCGCCCCAATCTTGAAGGTTTTGAAGGAAGCCGGCAACCAACTCTACTTCTTCCTCAGTGTTCTGTTCGTCGTGATCGAACGAAAAAACATGAGCATCGCCGATAATGTTCGCAATGTCTTTCCCAGTCTTGATCTGGTAAAGCTGTATGAATTGGGGCTGTCCTTGAGTCGACTTATTGCTAAGCCGCTCCTTTACCCACCGCTCATGGGCAGCCTTCATCTCGCGGAGTTTCTCGATCGGGTACGTCTCAGGTTGGTCATCCACCTTTTTGTGGTGGACCTTGCACAGCAGGATTAGGTTGTTGTACTCATCGATATCATTCCGCCCCACGCCCATCTCCCCGCGGGCCGCCGTCGGCCGCTCACCGATGATGTGGCACTCGTCACCGACAACCGATTCCGAGTCGTACTGCGTCTCACTTTCGATGAGAACTCGTCGGCAATAGGCGCATGAATTGCCCGATCGACCCCAGAGAATTTTCCGTGTTCTGTCGGAGATGGCCACAATTCCCCCACCGATGATATCGCGATTCCTTTTCCAGCGAATATCAGACTATTTCTAATGATCCTCGATAACGAGCTCAGTTAAAAGCTCGGTGGTAGTCAATCTTCACCAAAATCTAATATCTGTGGTGGCTTTTCACCAGGTGTGCAATCACTTCTAGCAACGCGGCCTCGCACGTTTCGGCCTAGAAAAGCCCGTGAGGATTCGCTGGCGTTCCTCATCCCGACATCGCCCCTTCCTCCCGCCCCCTGCCCGTTACAATCCCCCTCATGACTCTGCTCAAGATTGCCGGCGGCACGGTAGACTTGTTGCGAAATAGCGGGCTTGTGGTTACGCGGGCGGAATGAAGACCTAGAACGAACTCAAGAAGAAGCCTTCGACCTTTCGCAGTTCAACTGGCTTATCGGTGGTCGAATTCAACCGCTTACTGAGTGAGTTGGAACGCGCCACCCAAACTCGTCACGACCGCCGACTTCAGGACACCCGCTGTGCCGGCATACGGTCATGATGAAGATTGTGGCCGGATTGCACAACCGGATGTTTGGCTAAGACAAGCGAGTGGGTTTGGGCAACTCCGCAAACACCTCTACTTATTGCGCAACAAGTCTAATGTCGTTTCTTATCTTGGGAAATGACGGCAAGCAACGGCCGGCCCAACCTTCGCTTCTCGGTGAGCTATTTCGGTCCCGAACTCTCGTCTGGCACATTAGTTGCCACAATCGAACAGAGGTGCTGGTGATCGAACTCGGTAATTCTCACGTGACGGGGGAACAGCTATGGCCAAGGATACCTGGGGGTTGTGCAAAGACTGCAAGTGGTGGCAGATCGAACCAAAAGCCGCGGTCGAGAATCTGACTTTGGGTCTTTGTATCGACGAAAAATTACAGCCGTTTCTGCTTCGCGTGTCGGGCAACAGCGGATGCAACCGCTTCATGGCTGGCGCCCCGGCCCGAGCCGAAGGGTCGGGAGCCGCGCCGCCGACTGCCGAGCCGACGCGGTAAGACAATCGAGTGGAAGCGCGCTCACTGCAGCCCCCGCTCGTTCGGCGAGCGGAATTTGCGCCGGTCCAATTCAACCGTACAATTGCGAGAGGGGAGCAGTTACGAACAGGGTCGCACCCCTCTCGGTTCGCTGTTCTCGGTGCTCACTCCCGACGTCAGCCCTCTGGTAATCCCCTCGCCTCATCAGCACCGCGCCGACAAACACTTCGCCCTCCAACACGACGCACTCTTCCGGTCCGTCGTGGGGGTGGCCGGGGTACACCGCCCCCGGCTCAAGTCGGATCAGGCACGTAAACTGATTCCTCGGTTGATCGACGTGTAATACCCGGATGGACATTCCGGGATACCGGGTTGGCTGGAATGCGAGGGCGTCGAAGAAGCGGAATGTGATCCCGGGTGACTCGTCGCTTGATTCAGGGGGGGAAAGGCGAGCAAGAATCGCACCCTTGAGTTCCGGGGCGGGCTCAGCAGGTTCGCCCTCGGCGACCAAGGCGCGGACCGCATTTTCAAATTCTCGCAGCGCGGCCGCGGCCTCCGGCCACCCGGCGGCCAGACGCGCTTCAAACGCCTTTCGTTCATCGTCCGGCAGCGCGCCGGCCAGATAAAGGGCCGCCAACTCTTCGGCGGACGGCCCGACATCGTCACTCACGTGTGATTACCAAGGGAAAGCGGGTCGGAGAACCGTTCACGAAGGCGATTCATCCCCAGGCGAATACGGGTTTTGACAGTCCCCAACGGGATCGTCAGTTGGCGGGCGATCTGGTCGTGCGTCAGCCCGTGAAAAAAAGCCAGGAAAATCGGCTCCCGCTGCTCGGGGGGGAGGTGGCCGAGCGCCGCGTGTACGCGGCCGGCATCTTCCTGACGCTCTAACTCGCCAGATCCTGTATCCTCAATGGGAATGAGGTCGGTGAGTTTGGTCGAGGCCGCGTGTTGTCGCTTCCGCAGGCGGTCGACTGCCCGCGACCGGGCAATCATGAGTACCCATACATCCGGCGACGAACGAGCGGGGTCGAACTTTGCGGCCTGGTTCCAGACCTGCAAAAACGTTTCCTGTAATACGTCGTCCGCCTCGGACCGGTTTCTCAATAACCGAAGAATTAGTCCGAGCGCATGGTGAGCGTACCGGTCGTAAAAACCGGCGAATGCGTCCCGATCACCCACGCCGATCCGTTCGAGTAAAGTCTGGTCAGTCGTAGACATTACCCCTCGCCGCGATACCCACGGTGTTACTCACCGGTATTCTACCCACCGCGACGGGACGCATGAAGAGACAGGCTGGGAATGACGCGGTCGCACCCTGACAAAGAGCGCAATCCGAGTGGGCGGGTGCGGATACCACCGGCGCGCGACTTGAATTGTGGGGTCGCCGGGAGGAATAACGGGCTGTCGCCTTCGCGTCCGGTGTCGGGCAGTGGATATCCATCGAGAACGTCAACGAAATCTCAGCGCGCGGAGAGGGTTCCTGCTCCGCTCACGCAAGGCTCTTTCGCGCGAAGAGTTACCCCCGTATCGAAGCACAGGTCGGAGCGGCGACTCGGGGCGGCCGGGAAGCGATTCCGACCGCGTCACCTGCCGCATCGGAATCGTGAATCATTTCTTCTTCCGCCGGTAGCCGGTCGCTGAGTCGGAGCATCTCGCGATGAATGCGGGTCATAATGGCCCCGTGCGGGAGTTGAAGACGGCGGGCAATTTCGTGGTAGGTCAGCCCGTGGAAATACGCCAAACGAATCGGTTCACGTTCCCCGCGGGCTAACAGATCCGGGGACCCCTCGATCGCCCGTTCGGACGTCGCCAGCCCCGGACCCGCGGGACATCCCGCGTGGACGAGTGCCCGTGCCCGCGCGATCATGAATACCCACACGTCGGGGGCCGATCGAGCGGGATCGTACCGGGCGGCCTGGTCCCACAACTGGTGGAACGTCTCTTGTAGAACCGCGTCGGCGTCGGCCCGGGTGCGGACGAGGCGCAAAATCAAACCGAACACGCCCGGGGCGAACAAGTCGTAAAAGGTGCCGAACGCTTCGCGGTCGCCGACGGCGATCCTGCCGAGTAACTGCGCGGGTGTCGAGAGCATGAGTGTCCGGTGGGAGGTATAGCCTGTCCGGGACCGCGTGCCGCCGGACCACAAATCGCCGGGGAAGGATCCCCGTAGCACGTCGCCCGTTCGCGTTGAGCAAATCGCCGCCGAGTTCAGCCGCCACCCCAACACGATTCGCCAGCTGCCTGAGTATCCACGAGTCTTTTTGACGAACACGGGCGCACACGCGGGCAAAAATGCCTGCAGTTTTCGTGCGCACTTTCACAAATTATTTTCTTAAGTCATTTTGAAAAAACGAAATCCAAGACAGGTCCGGCCGCGTAAACATCGTGATTTTTACAATCGCTGGGCGACTCGATCGTCCCGGCCTTTTCATCGGACACTCGCCCCCGCCAGCGGGTTTTTCGCGTGCCGGCTGTGTCGTTCCGTGCATCGGAGCGAGCGCCCGGGCGCGCCCGTGAAACGGGACTAAACGACCTCGAAGACATACCCACCGGACGAGATCGCCATGCGCAGAGCCGTCGCGCCCGCGTCAGGGCGTTGAATTTTTGTCTCGACACCCGACCCCGGTTGAAGTCGTTCGTCGCCGGCCGCGCCCTTTTATTCCCCGTTTCCCGGAGATGTTATGCGTCCGCACTCGTTCCCTTCACGACTCCCGGGCTTCCCGACCACGACGCGGGGGAGCCGCCGCCGCGTCTCGTACCCGTTTCACGTGGTCGAACTCGAAGACCGGTCGGTGCCGGCGCCCCTGCTCGGGCTGACCACGAATGACACCCTCGTGTCGTTCGACAGTGATACCCCGGGTACGGTCACGGCGGCCACCCCCGTCACCGGCCTGGCCGCCGGAACCTCGCTCGTCGGCATCGACTACCGGCCCCTGACCGGGCAGTTGTACGCGGTCGGGAGTGATAGCCG
The Fimbriiglobus ruber genome window above contains:
- a CDS encoding Shedu anti-phage system protein SduA domain-containing protein is translated as MDFKSISPTKREAILARMPLREYFVWWMGVRKKDVNALKRCLATASREEDLQQFLTVNANLLIRHLGGGHGRWVIPKKKFGSEFITDFVIGDRNSDGFRWQAVELESPKSRMFTKAGNPSANLTHAIKQIQDWRAWLVKNQNYAARSVAENGLGLTDITARIEGLVLMGRRSFNDDSTKEIRRQMSDDLNIRFHSFDFLVDNAEGQLSV
- a CDS encoding HNH endonuclease; the encoded protein is MAISDRTRKILWGRSGNSCAYCRRVLIESETQYDSESVVGDECHIIGERPTAARGEMGVGRNDIDEYNNLILLCKVHHKKVDDQPETYPIEKLREMKAAHERWVKERLSNKSTQGQPQFIQLYQIKTGKDIANIIGDAHVFSFDHDEQNTEEEVELVAGFLQNLQDWGETWSEMDSGQHVKARFMLTDEIKGIEAAGLLVFGLREVRKMKLKTNNTAFDWEVATIAVVHPTNPGIIKLGGQIFLIAATPGPGIV
- a CDS encoding cupin domain-containing protein — translated: MSDDVGPSAEELAALYLAGALPDDERKAFEARLAAGWPEAAAALREFENAVRALVAEGEPAEPAPELKGAILARLSPPESSDESPGITFRFFDALAFQPTRYPGMSIRVLHVDQPRNQFTCLIRLEPGAVYPGHPHDGPEECVVLEGEVFVGAVLMRRGDYQRADVGSEHREQRTERGATLFVTAPLSQLYG
- a CDS encoding sigma-70 family RNA polymerase sigma factor encodes the protein MSTTDQTLLERIGVGDRDAFAGFYDRYAHHALGLILRLLRNRSEADDVLQETFLQVWNQAAKFDPARSSPDVWVLMIARSRAVDRLRKRQHAASTKLTDLIPIEDTGSGELERQEDAGRVHAALGHLPPEQREPIFLAFFHGLTHDQIARQLTIPLGTVKTRIRLGMNRLRERFSDPLSLGNHT
- a CDS encoding sigma factor, with amino-acid sequence MLSTPAQLLGRIAVGDREAFGTFYDLFAPGVFGLILRLVRTRADADAVLQETFHQLWDQAARYDPARSAPDVWVFMIARARALVHAGCPAGPGLATSERAIEGSPDLLARGEREPIRLAYFHGLTYHEIARRLQLPHGAIMTRIHREMLRLSDRLPAEEEMIHDSDAAGDAVGIASRPPRVAAPTCASIRG